From a region of the Cucumis sativus cultivar 9930 chromosome 6, Cucumber_9930_V3, whole genome shotgun sequence genome:
- the LOC101204001 gene encoding CBL-interacting serine/threonine-protein kinase 11, whose translation MPEIEPSSPDSNALFGKYELGKLLGCGAFAKVYHARDLRSGQSVAVKVINKKKIYGTTLMFNIKREIAIMRRLRHPNIVKLHEVLATKSKIYFVMEFVKGGELFAKIAKGRFSEDLSRRFFHQLISAVGFCHTRGIYHRDLKPENLLVDENGNLKVSDFGLSAVTEQIRADGLLHTLCGTPAYVAPEILSKKGYDGAKVDVWSCGVILFVLSAGYLPFNDPNLMAMYKKIYKGEYRCPKWMSSDLKRFLSRLLDTNPDSRITIEEILNDPWFRKGGNTEINFYDNYEMKSEEKDESPSTDLNAFDIISFSSGLNLSGLFDNSQNVMDDSDRFISAESPEKIVEKIEKFGKAEDLKVKKQKEFGFELDAKNRVLVIGIELFRLTDELVVVEMRRRCGDSESYKKMLKKKLKIHLTGDDASTSTSQ comes from the coding sequence ATGCCGGAGATCGAACCATCTTCCCCCGACAGCAATGCCCTCTTCGGCAAATACGAGCTTGGCAAGCTCCTCGGCTGCGGCGCCTTTGCCAAGGTCTACCATGCTCGCGACCTCCGCTCCGGCCAAAGCGTCGCCGTTAAGGTTATCAACAAGAAGAAGATCTACGGCACAACCTTGATGTTCAACATTAAGCGAGAGATCGCCATTATGCGCCGTCTCCGTCATCCTAACATCGTTAAACTCCATGAGGTTCTCGCTACCAAATCTAAGATCTACTTCGTTATGGAGTTCGTCAAAGGCGGCGAGCTTTTCGCTAAGATCGCCAAGGGCAGATTCAGTGAAGATCTCAGCCGGAGATTCTTCCACCAGCTGATCTCCGCCGTTGGATTCTGTCATACGCGTGGGATTTACCACCGCGATCTGAAGCCGGAGAATCTTCTCGTCGATGAGAACGGGAATCTTAAGGTCTCTGACTTTGGTCTCAGTGCGGTTACGGAACAGATCCGTGCCGATGGCCTTTTGCACACTCTTTGTGGAACTCCGGCCTATGTCGCGCCGGAGATTTTGTCCAAAAAGGGATACGACGGTGCGAAGGTTGATGTGTGGTCATGTGGTGTGATTCTTTTCGTGTTGAGCGCCGGTTACCTTCCCTTCAACGATCCGAATCTCATGGCCATGTATAAGAAGATTTACAAGGGGGAATATCGGTGCCCTAAATGGATGTCGTCGGATCTCAAGAGGTTTCTGTCGCGACTTCTAGATACGAATCCTGATTCGAGGATAACCATCGAAGAAATTCTTAATGATCCATGGTTCAGAAAAGGAGGAAATACAGAGATCAACTTCTACGATAATTACGAGATGAAATCAGAAGAGAAAGACGAATCTCCATCGACGGATTTGAATGCATTCGACATTATATCTTTCTCATCTGGATTGAATCTGTCTGGTTTGTTCGATAATTCACAAAACGTTATGGATGACAGTGATCGATTCATATCGGCAGAGTCACCGGAGAAGATCGTggaaaaaattgagaaattcgGCAAGGCTGAGGATTTAAAGGTGAAGAAACAGAAAGAGTTTGGATTTGAATTGGATGCAAAGAATCGTGTTTTGGTAATCGGAATAGAACTTTTCCGGTTAACAGACGAattggtggtggtggagatgAGAAGAAGATGCGGAGATTCAGAATCGTATaagaaaatgttgaagaagaagctgaAAATCCATCTAACCGGCGATGACGCGTCGACGTCGACTTCCCAATAG
- the LOC101203757 gene encoding probable serine/threonine-protein kinase WNK4 isoform X2, translating to MIANQNLGTLRPIRHVVTAVHVLQFEEVLGKGAMKTVYKAIDEFLGIEVAWSQVKLNEVLRSPEDLQRLYSEVHLLSTLKHESIMRFYTSWIDVDKKTFNFITELFTSGTLREYGKKYRRVDIRAIKSWARQILQGLIYLHEHDPPIIHRDLKCDNIFVNGHLGQVKIGDLGLAAILHGSRSAHSVIGTPEFMAPELYEENYNELVDVYSFGMCVLEMLTSEYPYSECSNPAQIYKKVTSGKLPAALYKIQDVDAQRFIKKCLVPVSMRASAKELLADSFLKVDGNRPSSVGRTQNQKPFLNAKEMENFHLSEGLSRTNMTITGKLNPEDDTLFLRVQTADKDGSLRNIYFPFDIVNDTALDVAMEMVKELEISDWEPFEIADMIEGEISALVPNWNRSELTNHSLGFSCAEEDDNVSHHTFRSISSSSQATTLGLISSPRTNQNISNGFSWFPDDTLDDSSSQCSSASGKYSNLNYISSDEYETSMSSVQTDQHNNINKIHNSSRFCPIENRKSKDFLAQLLYKQSQCAIAGSSQGVASGRKDKKGTDGRKLTRNRSLVDVHSQLLHRSLVEEVNRRRLFKTVGAVESIGFQAPCEVSSSKRVSSRQPIGNRSSDVARTRRNEDIRWQDVGRRT from the exons ACATGTATTACAGTTCGAAGAAGTTTTGGGAAAAGGGGCCATGAAGACAGTGTACAAAGCCATTGATGAGTTTCTTGGAATAGAGGTGGCGTGGAGTCAGGTGAAACTCAACGAGGTCCTCCGATCGCCCGAGGATTTGCAACGGCTGTATTCAGAGGTTCATCTACTTAGCACGCTTAAGCACGAATCGATCATGCGATTCTACACCTCATGGATTGATGTTGATAAAAAAACCTTCAACTTCATTACTGAACTGTTTACTTCTGGAACGCTCAGAGA ATACGGAAAGAAATATAGGCGAGTTGATATCAGAGCCATTAAGAGCTGGGCGAGGCAGATTCTGCAGGGACTCATTTATTTGCACGAACACGACCCTCCAATAATACACAGAGATCTGAAGTGTGATAATATCTTTGTGAATGGCCATCTTGGGCAAGTCAAGATTGGTGACTTGGGGCTTGCAGCTATACTTCATGGTTCCAGATCTGCTCACAGTGTTATAG GCACACCGGAGTTTATGGCACCGGAATTATACGAGGAGAATTACAATGAGCTAGTTGATGTCTACTCGTTTGGCATGTGTGTCCTAGAGATGCTTACTTCGGAGTACCCTTATAGCGAATGTTCTAATCCTGCACAAATTTACAAGAAAGTCACGTCG GGGAAGCTACCAGCAGCATTATACAAGATTCAAGATGTGGATGCGCAGAGATTTATTAAGAAATGCTTGGTACCAGTTTCGATGAGGGCGTCTGCGAAGGAACTCTTGGCTGATTCTTTTCTCAAAGTTGATGGAAATAGACCTTCATCGGTGGGGAGGACTCAAAACCAGAAGCCATTTCTAAATGCCAAAGAAATGGAGAATTTTCACTTGAGTGAAGGTTTAAGCAGGACCAACATGACGATCACGGGAAAGCTGAACCCCGAAGACGATACCCTCTTTCTTAGAGTTCAGACTGCCGATAAAGATG GCTCGCTTAGAAACATATACTTCCCTTTCGACATAGTTAATGACACAGCATTAGATGTGGCAATGGAGATGGTGAAAGAATTGGAGATCTCTGATTGGGAGCCGTTTGAAATTGCGGACATGATTGAAGGTGAGATATCGGCTCTGGTTCCAAACTGGAATAGAAGTGAGTTAACCAACCATAGCCTCGGCTTCAGCTGTGCAGAAGAAGATGATAATGTATCTCATCATACTTTCCGCTCGATCTCCTCGTCGTCCCAAGCAACAACTTTGGGTCTTATCTCCTCCCCAAGAACAAACCAAAACATTTCAAATGGTTTTAGTTGGTTCCCAG ATGATACGCTTGATGATAGCAGTTCACAATGCTCATCAGCGTCGGGAAAATACTCCAACTTGAATTACATCAGCAGCGACGAGTATGAGACCAGCATGAGTTCAGTCCAGACAGATCAACATAACAACATCAATAAGATTCACAATTCCTCAAGATTTTGTCCTATTGAGAACCGCAAAAGCAAGGATTTTTTGGCTCAACTTCTATACAAGCAGAGCCAATGTGCGATAGCAGGGTCGTCTCAAGGAGTTGCCTCTGGTCGCAAAGACAAGAAAGGAACAGATGGTCGTAAATTAACTAGGAACAGATCACTAGTAGATGTACATAGCCAATTGCTGCATCGTTCGTTAGTGGAGGAAGTGAATAGAAGACGGTTATTCAAGACAGTTGGAGCAGTCGAAAGTATAGGCTTTCAAGCACCTTGTGAGGTTTCTTCGAGCAAAAGGGTCTCGAGTAGGCAACCGATTGGGAACCGAAGTAGTGATGTAGCAAGAACGAGGAGAAACGAGGATATTAGATGGCAAGATGTTGGAAGGAGaacatga
- the LOC101206404 gene encoding CBL-interacting serine/threonine-protein kinase 10 isoform X2: MRLVRHPNILRLYEVMATKTKIYFVLEYAKGGELFDKVAKGKLKEDVAWKYFYQLINAVDFCHSRGVYHRDIKPENLLLDENENLKVSDFGLSALAESKRQDGLLHTTCGTPAYVAPEVINRKGYDGAKADIWSCGVVLFVLLAGYLPFHNSNLMEMYRKIGKAEYKCPSWFPREVRRLLSRMLDPDPNTRTSIALIRQSSWFKKGLRSKNARSGVESNAVAPEDATAGSGPSEGSVAADGNQEPDRPPTLNAFDIISLSAGFNLSSLFEDNSKKKETLFTCRKPASVILSKLEEMAKLLRFRVQKKEAGLLKFEALTEGKKGALSIDTEIFEVTPSFYLVEMKKSNGDTLEYQKVLKEDIRPALKDIVWVWRGEQEQQQQDPQPQPLQPQDQVRDPYPEQDGASQPQ; encoded by the coding sequence ATGAGACTTGTTAGACATCCCAATATTCTTCGTCTATATGAGGTTATGGCTACCAAGACTAAGATCTACTTTGTTTTGGAATATGCCAAAGGTGGTGAGCTCTTTGATAAGGTTGCTAAAGGGAAGCTGAAGGAGGACGTTGCTTGGAAATACTTTTATCAGTTAATTAATGCTGTTGATTTTTGTCACAGTAGGGGAGTGTATCACCGCGATATAAAGCCAGAGAACCTACTGCttgatgaaaatgagaatCTTAAGGTGTCTGATTTTGGTTTAAGTGCTTTAGCTGAGTCCAAGCGTCAAGACGGTTTGCTACACACGACTTGTGGAACACCAGCTTATGTTGCTCCTGAAGTCATCAATAGGAAGGGCTATGATGGTGCCAAAGCTGATATCTGGTCTTGTGGAGTAGTTTTGTTTGTCCTATTGGCAGGTTATCTCCCATTCCACAATTCGAATTTGATGGAAATGTATAGGAAGATCGGAAAAGCAGAGTATAAATGCCCCAGTTGGTTTCCTCGTGAAGTGCGGCGGCTGCTAAGCAGGATGCTTGATCCAGACCCCAATACTAGGACTTCAATAGCATTGATAAGACAAAGTTCTTGGTTCAAAAAGGGATTGAGGTCTAAGAATGCAAGAAGTGGGGTAGAAAGCAATGCTGTAGCACCTGAAGATGCCACGGCTGGTTCCGGACCATCTGAGGGAAGTGTGGCAGCAGATGGAAATCAAGAGCCAGATAGACCTCCAACTTTGAATGCTTTCGATATCATCTCCCTTTCCGCTGGCTTCAATTTATCCAGTTTATTTGAAGACaattcaaagaagaaagaaacattGTTTACTTGTAGAAAACCAGCCTCTGTTATTCTCTCAAAACTAGAAGAAATGGCTAAACTTCTTCGGTTTCGAGTACAGAAGAAGGAAGCAGGCCTATTAAAGTTTGAGGCGCTAACAGAGGGAAAAAAGGGGGCATTATCCATTGATACAGAGATCTTTGAGGTTACTccatctttttatttagtggaaatgaaaaaatcaaatggagACACATTGGAATATCAGAAGGTATTGAAAGAAGACATTAGGCCAGCTCTAAAAGATATAGTATGGGTTTGGCGAGGAGAGCAAGAACAGCAGCAACAAGATCCACAGCCTCAGCCTCTCCAGCCACAGGATCAAGTTCGAGATCCTTATCCAGAGCAAGATGGTGCATCACAACCGCAATAG
- the LOC101207371 gene encoding peroxidase P7 has translation MAFTTHTPKHVVPLVLVLQLTFLLMSTSFAQLSVSFYSNTCPKLLSVIRSGVQSAITKEARIGASLLRLHFHDCFVNGCDGSILLDDTATFRGEQTAPPNNRSVRGFDVIKAIKSNIEKVCPGVVSCADILTLAARDSVNILGGPTWEVKLGRRDSKTASFSAASSGIIPPPTSTLSNLINRFNVVGLSAKDMVALSGAHTIGQARCVTFRNRIYNESNIDVSFAKLRQRSCPRSGGDDNLAPLDFTTPKFFDNNYYKNLLNNKGLLHSDQVLHNGGSTDSLVQQYSQNDKTFDTDFVTAMIKMGDIQPLTGSQGEIRKVCNRPN, from the exons ATGGCTTTTACTACTCACACTCCAAAACATGTGGTGCCTTTGGTTCTAGTTTTGCAGCTAACCTTCCTTTTGATGAGCACCTCTTTCGCTCAACTATCCGTTTCTTTCTACTCCAACACTTGCCCTAAGCTCCTCTCTGTAATCCGCTCTGGTGTTCAATCTGCCATCACCAAGGAAGCCCGTATTGGCGCTTCTCTCCTTCGTCTTCACTTCCATGACTGCTTTGTTaac GGATGCGATGGATCAATCCTTTTAGATGATACTGCAACTTTTAGAGGAGAACAAACAGCGCCTCCAAACAATAGGTCTGTTAGAGGCTTTGATGTCATAAAAGCCATCAAGAGTAACATTGAAAAAGTTTGTCCTGGTGTGGTCTCATGTGCTGATATTTTGACTCTTGCTGCACGTGATTCTGTTAACATT TTGGGAGGGCCAACATGGGAAGTGAAATTAGGAAGAAGAGATTCAAAAACAGCCAGCTTCTCTGCTGCTAGTAGTGGCATCATCCCTCCCCCTACTTCAACCCTTTCCAACCTCATCAATCGATTCAATGTTGTAGGACTCTCCGCCAAAGACATGGTTGCCTTGTCTG GTGCACACACGATAGGCCAAGCAAGGTGTGTAACCTTTAGAAATCGCATATACAACGAGAGCAACATAGACGTCTCATTCGCGAAGCTAAGACAAAGGAGTTGTCCAAGAAGTGGAGGAGATGACAATCTTGCCCCTCTAGATTTTACAACCCCAAAGTTTTTTGATAACAATTACTACAAGAACCTTTTGAATAATAAGGGGTTGCTCCACTCTGACCAGGTCCTCCACAATGGCGGATCCACCGATTCTTTGGTCCAACAGTATAGTCAAAATGATAAGACTTTTGACACTGATTTTGTGACAGCAATGATTAAAATGGGAGACATTCAACCGCTCACTGGATCACAGGGCGAGATCAGAAAAGTCTGCAACAGACCAAACTGA
- the LOC101206404 gene encoding CBL-interacting serine/threonine-protein kinase 10 isoform X1 — MENKASVMVQRYELGRLLGQGTFAKVYYARNTGSNQSVAIKVIDKEKITKASLIDQIKREISIMRLVRHPNILRLYEVMATKTKIYFVLEYAKGGELFDKVAKGKLKEDVAWKYFYQLINAVDFCHSRGVYHRDIKPENLLLDENENLKVSDFGLSALAESKRQDGLLHTTCGTPAYVAPEVINRKGYDGAKADIWSCGVVLFVLLAGYLPFHNSNLMEMYRKIGKAEYKCPSWFPREVRRLLSRMLDPDPNTRTSIALIRQSSWFKKGLRSKNARSGVESNAVAPEDATAGSGPSEGSVAADGNQEPDRPPTLNAFDIISLSAGFNLSSLFEDNSKKKETLFTCRKPASVILSKLEEMAKLLRFRVQKKEAGLLKFEALTEGKKGALSIDTEIFEVTPSFYLVEMKKSNGDTLEYQKVLKEDIRPALKDIVWVWRGEQEQQQQDPQPQPLQPQDQVRDPYPEQDGASQPQ; from the coding sequence ATGGAAAATAAGGCGAGTGTGATGGTTCAACGATATGAATTAGGGAGATTGCTTGGCCAAGGAACGTTTGCGAAGGTATATTATGCGAGGAATACAGGAAGCAACCAAAGTGTGGCCATTAAGGTGATTGATAAGGAAAAGATTACCAAGGCTTCACTAATCGATCAGATTAAGCGTGAAATATCTATTATGAGACTTGTTAGACATCCCAATATTCTTCGTCTATATGAGGTTATGGCTACCAAGACTAAGATCTACTTTGTTTTGGAATATGCCAAAGGTGGTGAGCTCTTTGATAAGGTTGCTAAAGGGAAGCTGAAGGAGGACGTTGCTTGGAAATACTTTTATCAGTTAATTAATGCTGTTGATTTTTGTCACAGTAGGGGAGTGTATCACCGCGATATAAAGCCAGAGAACCTACTGCttgatgaaaatgagaatCTTAAGGTGTCTGATTTTGGTTTAAGTGCTTTAGCTGAGTCCAAGCGTCAAGACGGTTTGCTACACACGACTTGTGGAACACCAGCTTATGTTGCTCCTGAAGTCATCAATAGGAAGGGCTATGATGGTGCCAAAGCTGATATCTGGTCTTGTGGAGTAGTTTTGTTTGTCCTATTGGCAGGTTATCTCCCATTCCACAATTCGAATTTGATGGAAATGTATAGGAAGATCGGAAAAGCAGAGTATAAATGCCCCAGTTGGTTTCCTCGTGAAGTGCGGCGGCTGCTAAGCAGGATGCTTGATCCAGACCCCAATACTAGGACTTCAATAGCATTGATAAGACAAAGTTCTTGGTTCAAAAAGGGATTGAGGTCTAAGAATGCAAGAAGTGGGGTAGAAAGCAATGCTGTAGCACCTGAAGATGCCACGGCTGGTTCCGGACCATCTGAGGGAAGTGTGGCAGCAGATGGAAATCAAGAGCCAGATAGACCTCCAACTTTGAATGCTTTCGATATCATCTCCCTTTCCGCTGGCTTCAATTTATCCAGTTTATTTGAAGACaattcaaagaagaaagaaacattGTTTACTTGTAGAAAACCAGCCTCTGTTATTCTCTCAAAACTAGAAGAAATGGCTAAACTTCTTCGGTTTCGAGTACAGAAGAAGGAAGCAGGCCTATTAAAGTTTGAGGCGCTAACAGAGGGAAAAAAGGGGGCATTATCCATTGATACAGAGATCTTTGAGGTTACTccatctttttatttagtggaaatgaaaaaatcaaatggagACACATTGGAATATCAGAAGGTATTGAAAGAAGACATTAGGCCAGCTCTAAAAGATATAGTATGGGTTTGGCGAGGAGAGCAAGAACAGCAGCAACAAGATCCACAGCCTCAGCCTCTCCAGCCACAGGATCAAGTTCGAGATCCTTATCCAGAGCAAGATGGTGCATCACAACCGCAATAG
- the LOC101203757 gene encoding probable serine/threonine-protein kinase WNK4 isoform X1 gives MFKNTRAGSPSSNLHDCKSEFGYVETDPTCRYGRFEEVLGKGAMKTVYKAIDEFLGIEVAWSQVKLNEVLRSPEDLQRLYSEVHLLSTLKHESIMRFYTSWIDVDKKTFNFITELFTSGTLREYGKKYRRVDIRAIKSWARQILQGLIYLHEHDPPIIHRDLKCDNIFVNGHLGQVKIGDLGLAAILHGSRSAHSVIGTPEFMAPELYEENYNELVDVYSFGMCVLEMLTSEYPYSECSNPAQIYKKVTSGKLPAALYKIQDVDAQRFIKKCLVPVSMRASAKELLADSFLKVDGNRPSSVGRTQNQKPFLNAKEMENFHLSEGLSRTNMTITGKLNPEDDTLFLRVQTADKDGSLRNIYFPFDIVNDTALDVAMEMVKELEISDWEPFEIADMIEGEISALVPNWNRSELTNHSLGFSCAEEDDNVSHHTFRSISSSSQATTLGLISSPRTNQNISNGFSWFPDDTLDDSSSQCSSASGKYSNLNYISSDEYETSMSSVQTDQHNNINKIHNSSRFCPIENRKSKDFLAQLLYKQSQCAIAGSSQGVASGRKDKKGTDGRKLTRNRSLVDVHSQLLHRSLVEEVNRRRLFKTVGAVESIGFQAPCEVSSSKRVSSRQPIGNRSSDVARTRRNEDIRWQDVGRRT, from the exons TTCGAAGAAGTTTTGGGAAAAGGGGCCATGAAGACAGTGTACAAAGCCATTGATGAGTTTCTTGGAATAGAGGTGGCGTGGAGTCAGGTGAAACTCAACGAGGTCCTCCGATCGCCCGAGGATTTGCAACGGCTGTATTCAGAGGTTCATCTACTTAGCACGCTTAAGCACGAATCGATCATGCGATTCTACACCTCATGGATTGATGTTGATAAAAAAACCTTCAACTTCATTACTGAACTGTTTACTTCTGGAACGCTCAGAGA ATACGGAAAGAAATATAGGCGAGTTGATATCAGAGCCATTAAGAGCTGGGCGAGGCAGATTCTGCAGGGACTCATTTATTTGCACGAACACGACCCTCCAATAATACACAGAGATCTGAAGTGTGATAATATCTTTGTGAATGGCCATCTTGGGCAAGTCAAGATTGGTGACTTGGGGCTTGCAGCTATACTTCATGGTTCCAGATCTGCTCACAGTGTTATAG GCACACCGGAGTTTATGGCACCGGAATTATACGAGGAGAATTACAATGAGCTAGTTGATGTCTACTCGTTTGGCATGTGTGTCCTAGAGATGCTTACTTCGGAGTACCCTTATAGCGAATGTTCTAATCCTGCACAAATTTACAAGAAAGTCACGTCG GGGAAGCTACCAGCAGCATTATACAAGATTCAAGATGTGGATGCGCAGAGATTTATTAAGAAATGCTTGGTACCAGTTTCGATGAGGGCGTCTGCGAAGGAACTCTTGGCTGATTCTTTTCTCAAAGTTGATGGAAATAGACCTTCATCGGTGGGGAGGACTCAAAACCAGAAGCCATTTCTAAATGCCAAAGAAATGGAGAATTTTCACTTGAGTGAAGGTTTAAGCAGGACCAACATGACGATCACGGGAAAGCTGAACCCCGAAGACGATACCCTCTTTCTTAGAGTTCAGACTGCCGATAAAGATG GCTCGCTTAGAAACATATACTTCCCTTTCGACATAGTTAATGACACAGCATTAGATGTGGCAATGGAGATGGTGAAAGAATTGGAGATCTCTGATTGGGAGCCGTTTGAAATTGCGGACATGATTGAAGGTGAGATATCGGCTCTGGTTCCAAACTGGAATAGAAGTGAGTTAACCAACCATAGCCTCGGCTTCAGCTGTGCAGAAGAAGATGATAATGTATCTCATCATACTTTCCGCTCGATCTCCTCGTCGTCCCAAGCAACAACTTTGGGTCTTATCTCCTCCCCAAGAACAAACCAAAACATTTCAAATGGTTTTAGTTGGTTCCCAG ATGATACGCTTGATGATAGCAGTTCACAATGCTCATCAGCGTCGGGAAAATACTCCAACTTGAATTACATCAGCAGCGACGAGTATGAGACCAGCATGAGTTCAGTCCAGACAGATCAACATAACAACATCAATAAGATTCACAATTCCTCAAGATTTTGTCCTATTGAGAACCGCAAAAGCAAGGATTTTTTGGCTCAACTTCTATACAAGCAGAGCCAATGTGCGATAGCAGGGTCGTCTCAAGGAGTTGCCTCTGGTCGCAAAGACAAGAAAGGAACAGATGGTCGTAAATTAACTAGGAACAGATCACTAGTAGATGTACATAGCCAATTGCTGCATCGTTCGTTAGTGGAGGAAGTGAATAGAAGACGGTTATTCAAGACAGTTGGAGCAGTCGAAAGTATAGGCTTTCAAGCACCTTGTGAGGTTTCTTCGAGCAAAAGGGTCTCGAGTAGGCAACCGATTGGGAACCGAAGTAGTGATGTAGCAAGAACGAGGAGAAACGAGGATATTAGATGGCAAGATGTTGGAAGGAGaacatga
- the LOC105435999 gene encoding uncharacterized protein LOC105435999, with protein sequence MAAAPASKLLPNICLTLFLSLILLLLFSLILAFTVFKPKQPIIVVDSVSLLDLNVSITDGVHLSLSLNVDLTVQNPNKVGFEYSESTAVVIYRGEKVGEAPIPGGRLPGKGTEKMNLTLTIMGDRMLGKSEVFSDVVSGQLPISTFARLPGKVKVMNVLKIHVVASTSCDLIIDVKNESFGDQLCQYRTTL encoded by the coding sequence ATGGCCGCCGCTCCTGCTTCAAAATTACTACCAAATATTTGCTTAacccttttcctttctctaattcttctcctccttttctctctcattttagCCTTCACTGTTTTCAAGCCCAAACAGCCTATCATCGTCGTCGATTCAGTTTCTCTGCTCGATCTAAACGTTTCTATAACCGACGGCGTCCATCTTAGTTTATCGCTCAATGTGGATCTAACCGTCCAGAATCCCAATAAAGTGGGCTTTGAATACTCTGAAAGCACGGCCGTTGTGATTTACAGAGGTGAAAAGGTGGGAGAAGCGCCGATTCCAGGTGGACGTTTACCGGGGAAAGGAACGGAGAAAATGAACCTAACGTTAACCATAATGGGGGACCGGATGCTGGGGAAGTCGGAGGTGTTTTCCGATGTGGTTTCGGGTCAACTTCCGATAAGTACCTTCGCTCGGTTACCTGGAAAAGTGAAGGTGATGAATGTTCTGAAGATTCATGTTGTGGCGTCGACGTCTTGTGATCTCATAATTGATGTTAAGAACGAAAGTTTTGGAGATCAACTATGCCAATACCGGACTACGCTTTGA
- the LOC101206169 gene encoding transcription repressor OFP17, with translation MKVEVGLVSFKSKLSKPCSKLLHLFKFPMKKPFSIKSFWARRSSRAISKPRRKTWSWLRWLRRVGKMERVRELKSSESVGSDNESREKLLFPSPLIRRRTKVAASWEEREEVEDACRSFENYLVEMIIEEGKVRDLMDVEELLYCWRKLKCPVFVDLVSRFYGELCKDLFSSHNQAFTPNFQHK, from the coding sequence ATGAAAGTGGAAGTTGGCCTAGTTTCCTTCAAATCCAAGCTTTCAAAGCCATGTTCAAAGCTCCTTCATCTCTTCAAATTCCCAATGAAGAAGCCCTTCTCCATCAAATCATTTTGGGCTCGACGCAGCTCCAGAGCCATATCCAAGCCTCGACGAAAGACTTGGTCCTGGCTCCGGTGGCTACGAAGAGTAGGGAAGATGGAAAGAGTAAGAGAGTTGAAATCAAGTGAAAGCGTAGGCTCAGACAATGAATCTAGAGAAAAGCTGCTATTTCCATCTCCGTTGATTAGGAGACGAACGAAGGTGGCAGCATCGTGGGAGGAGAGGGAGGAGGTGGAAGATGCTTGTAGGAGCTTTGAGAACTATCTTGTGGAAATGATAATCGAAGAAGGGAAAGTGAGGGATTTGATGGATGTGGAAGAGCTTTTGTATTGTTGGAGGAAGTTGAAGTGCCctgtttttgttgatttggTGTCTAGATTTTATGGAGAGCTTTGTAAGGACTTATTCTCTTCCCATAATCAAGCTTTTACTCCAAACTTTCAACacaagtaa